The following DNA comes from Rhipicephalus microplus isolate Deutch F79 chromosome 6, USDA_Rmic, whole genome shotgun sequence.
ATATCTAGTCAGAAATCTGACTCCATGTTATGCAGTAATGCGACATCTTTACTAACCATTCACAGCTGCCCCTGGATGCAAGCACCATCCACAGCCATAATACCCATTAAACTGGGTTAGGTGCTGCATGGCTGCCCGTGCTGGTGCATCAGCGCTGCAGCTGAAGCAGTACACCTGCATGAGCAAGGACAAAAAAGGAAGCTGTTAGCCCTAACTACCCTCTGCAATGAAGTACAACAAAAAGGAAATGGATagagggcttgttttctttgccaGACACAAGTCAATTATTGCAGTAGACATTGAGGACAAGGAAAAGATCGGGTGATGTTATTAACAGTTTTCAATTGATAACAATCCATTCAGAAGAAGCACTTTTCATGCTTTTGCATAAAGGGACATGATCTCCGTAAgttgtaacagttacagtaaacaCAATGCAGTAAATACCACTTTGACACTTAGATAATTGACAGTATTTAGAGATAAAGTCGCACTAGAAAAGAATACACACAAAGATGAACTAGTGTGCCATCCTCCATGGTGTCAttatgcccaagtggcctggaTTTCATCATGACTGGAAGAAATTAGCTGGCACAACAATGTAGCCTCGTCTATGCATTGTAGCTCAGTGCAGCATTTACAACTAGAATGTCTTGAAGTCGTGTTGTTCAAGCAGctttaataattaaaaaaaaattaccttgGAATGCACAGTTTCGTTGCCTGCCTTCCATGTGATCCCACTGGTCGACAAACCGTCCATTTGTTCAACAAATGCGTTCAGTAGGAGAGTCATGTCGGGATGTTTCTGGCCATACCACAGAGCAGACACAAGCACATTTTTCTGCCTCATGTACACTGGGAGTTCATTCACCATCACTTGAACGGGCCACACAGAAAACTTCGATGACTTGAACACGGCGCTTCCATCACTGTTAACAGTGAGAGTGATATCATTTTTTGATGTCAATTCGCGCCTAAGTGCCCTGTATAAGGTGCCATCTATTATGTCTGTCATTTCATCTTTGTCGACAGACATACTCTCGTTTATTGAATTCAGTCTTTCGTGGAGTGCAGTGCTCGCATCATTCTCGGCAAGTAACGAAGACAGCAACTTTGCGATGGGCAGGGTTATGAAAAAGTGGCCATCGCGTAGCATCTGCGGCCCACTGTTACGTTGCCCGCATACGGTGCACGTTACCCGCACTGCATTCCGCGCTGCAAGGTCGCCACTTGTTACGGCAAGGAGCGTCATACAGTTTTCACAGTAGAAGTGTAACCGGGCGGCTTTTATTTCTGCCCCGACACTCTTCTTGAAAAGATATTTAGTAACTGGTATATCATGTCGTTCAAGTATGTGCATTATCAACTTTTGGAGTGCTTCGACTCCCTTCCAAGGGATGCCAAATTCGAGGACAAAATTGACAGTCAGTGCCAGCAAATCGTCACTAGAGAAGCTCCCTAAATCTCCCTGTGGCTCGTCTGTCATTTCTGCGCCAACGGAAGGCTGCGGCTCGTCACTTGGGGCCGCTTCATGTGCCGATTCAGAGTCACAGTCGCCTTCAACATCAGTCTGCGGAGGTTGCGTCAGTACGCGAAGTGCTGTCGGAGCAGTCGACCCGCCAGCGACATTTGTGTCCTGCTGCAGTCCACGACGTGATTGTTGCACGCTCGAGGCTGATCTTTCGAGATATGTTTTCGTTGAATACGGGATGGCGGAGGCGCTGCCTGGGTTTAGGTATTCCTTTCTACGAGGCATACTCCCTCAGTGCGGATCCACGCAAATATCGCACTGCAAACTCACCGAAAACCTTCTAAGTAATGAAGCCACATGTTGTGTTCACGCGCACAATCACGACAGTTCGCTCATAGTTCGCTCGGACTCGCACATTCTCCATGATCTCACACAATCAAACGACTTGGATTGGCTTGTACGGCGTTGAATTAGTTGGATTGCAACCCGGATTTCAAAAACACATATCTATTTAATTATATCTTAGTAAGTTTATACATTGTTTATAACATGAACAGTTTTTACACCTGTTTATAAGcttatttaaagcattttttatttgtttataggtgtatttatttatttattttgttccgCACGCAGTTATTGGTATTGCCCAGTCTTGCCGCTAGGAGTTGTTATGGTGTTATTTTTAATGGACACGACACGTGCGCGACACGCGACTGCTACATTTTTTTCAGAGATTGGTGTGTGTGTGATGCCATTTAAGGCTTTGTTAAATCATCAGTACTACCATGTACGCTGTTGTTCGTTTCCTGGACGATCACGACAAACGGTTACACGTCATTCACGTGCATGACATCGAGAAGTTTGATCCCAAAGACACCAGCGACTACGACAACCGCTTTGTTTACAGCGCGTACTGGCGAGACCCCGTGGATGACACAAACACTGGTTTGTACAACACGCAAGTCTTGATGCTGGCAGGTATGTGTGGTATGTGAAATGTTACGGTTCCAATTTTATAGTCGTAATTTCTTACAGAAAGCGAAGATGACGCCCGCGCGAAAATGCGGGCCAAGAGGTTGGTGATACCAAAAATACCTATGCAAGAAACGACGTCAGATGATGATCCTGATGAGCTCGTGGAGtcccaaacaaaaagaaaaaaggctgAAAGAAAGGTTGCTATTTATGCTGCCTACATTTTGAAACGGCTGAAAACTTGCTGGTCTTGCATTGATCATCATCTGTAATTGTGCTTTCGACTTCTTTCAGAAACAAAAGAACGACAGAGCAAATGCTAAAAAAAACATGTATGACGAAATTCTTAAAAAGAATCTGGAAAAAGCGCACTCTGGGCGTAAACCTAGAGCACAGGTAAGTGTGCCATGGTCTTCATTAGTGCACTGTACTAtaaaagaagcatttttttttactgaaagcaAAACCCTCATGAGACCCTTGAAGGCTACAGCTAGGGCACAATAAATAGACAGGGACAACAGAAGAAAGCACAAAGTGAAGCGCCGATACTTGTGTTGCTTCTGTTGTTCCTGTCTATTGTGCACAGTAGCCTTCaagatgcaataccaactagcccaccaagcCATCCTAGTGAATTCATGAAGTCATTTTTTGCATGATGAAATTTCAGCCAAGGAAAGGGACAGACACTCCGTCGGACAGCGGGTCCTCCGATAGTGATGAATTGTGCCCAAAAAGTGAAATTCttcaaatgaagaagaagaaagacgTGTGGAAGGCGAGAACGAAGGCGCTGGTGGTTAAAGAGCTTGAGAAGGACAGAGACATGTGGAAATTGCGTGCTGAGGAGCTGCAGCACGACAACCAGTTTCTAAAGCAGCAGGTTGCAAGCCTGCAGAGATCCCTTGAAAGCAAGCTTTTCAAGCGTAAGAATGCTTTTTGCTCTGCATTATTTACTTGACAAAAGCTCCATGTATAATGATTACATGACAACTCATGTGCTACATAAAAACTTGTGCACCCTTTTTTTGTGTACATGCAGTTGCAGTAGAACAAGACCGGGTGCCTTGC
Coding sequences within:
- the LOC142765281 gene encoding uncharacterized protein LOC142765281, with product MPRRKEYLNPGSASAIPYSTKTYLERSASSVQQSRRGLQQDTNVAGGSTAPTALRVLTQPPQTDVEGDCDSESAHEAAPSDEPQPSVGAEMTDEPQGDLGSFSSDDLLALTVNFVLEFGIPWKGVEALQKLIMHILERHDIPVTKYLFKKSVGAEIKAARLHFYCENCMTLLAVTSGDLAARNAVRVTCTVCGQRNSGPQMLRDGHFFITLPIAKLLSSLLAENDASTALHERLNSINESMSVDKDEMTDIIDGTLYRALRRELTSKNDITLTVNSDGSAVFKSSKFSVWPVQVMVNELPVYMRQKNVLVSALWYGQKHPDMTLLLNAFVEQMDGLSTSGITWKAGNETVHSKVYCFSCSADAPARAAMQHLTQFNGYYGCGWCLHPGAAVNGTVKYPVDTVSPDRTAEGTKEIMAKAAEAGRPVQGAKGITPLINLQHFNIIWGFTPDYMHCVLLGVARQMTEDWLSNVGEEYYIGAPQTVAVLDQRLCSIKPHSCMPRLPRSVSLRKYWKASEWQQWLLYFSLPCLEGLLPRQYLKHFALLVKGIALLLQDTVSLSDISVSTDCLVKFVVDMQFLYGEKNMTFNVHQLLHMAQSVLNQGPLWAHSCFAFESNIGQIKQLVTSAKGAPLQIVERLMMASNFRYLKASASPCTLKFLTKAGPSNSKGGLLLSKPRAVSDQLLHLVQDHVGNIVRGRVMEHDRVIVSPGVRFHSEQYSRPNKSDSTVLQIYLGTCLKLKHIVSIRDSSGNVRIFALSNILVTSCIWH
- the LOC119169115 gene encoding BEN domain-containing protein 5, whose amino-acid sequence is MYAVVRFLDDHDKRLHVIHVHDIEKFDPKDTSDYDNRFVYSAYWRDPVDDTNTGLYNTQVLMLAESEDDARAKMRAKRLVIPKIPMQETTSDDDPDELVESQTKRKKAERKKQKNDRANAKKNMYDEILKKNLEKAHSGRKPRAQPRKGTDTPSDSGSSDSDELCPKSEILQMKKKKDVWKARTKALVVKELEKDRDMWKLRAEELQHDNQFLKQQVASLQRSLESKLFKLAVEQDRVPCSRGMLSAHSETDEGESFVGNLLIMDNMACSERVLPPCSSTAVEPEERTSTVGGEKNTTHPGPNGDFIYMEDGSFHLTKGVTISGVCAKKIFGNKKATLVVKDAAHAIWGSNVLASRSVTGTVGSRKRALGEQPKQPLTPEKLLVVSETLKHWGQQKDVNTADTEKNLPRILAEKIQDLLKSKVRKQMFDDQAQ